One genomic segment of Cervus canadensis isolate Bull #8, Minnesota chromosome 14, ASM1932006v1, whole genome shotgun sequence includes these proteins:
- the LOC122453001 gene encoding interferon alpha-1, producing the protein MAPAWSLLLALLLLSCNAICSLGCHLPHTHSLANRRVLMLLRQLRRVSPSSCLQDRNDFAFPQEALGGSQLQKAQAISVLHEVTQHTFQLFSTEGSAAAWDQSLLDKLRTALDQQLTDLQACLRQEQGLQGAPLLKGDSSLALRKYFHRVTLYLQEKGHSPCAWEVVRAEVMRAFSSSTNLQERFRRKD; encoded by the coding sequence ATGGCCCCAGCCTGGTCCTTACTCCTGGCCCTGCTGCTGCTCAGCTGCAACGCCATCTGCTCTCTGGGCTGCCACCTGCCTCACACCCACAGCCTGGCCAACAGGAGGGTCCTGATGCTCCTGCGACAACTGAGGAgggtctccccttcctcctgcctgcagGACAGGAATGACTTCGCCTTCCCCCAGGAGGCGCTGGGTGGCAGCCAGCTGCAGAAGGCTCAAGCCATCTCTGTGCTCCACGAGGTGACCCAGCACACCTTCCAGCTCTTCAGCACTGAGGGCTCGGCCGCTGCGTGGGACCAGAGCCTCCTGGACAAGCTCCGCACTGCACTGGATCAGCAGCTCACTGACCTGCAAGCCTGTCTGAGGCAGGAGCAGGGGCTGCAAGGGGCTCCTCTGCTCAAGGGGGACTCCAGCCTGGCTCTGAGGAAATACTTCCACAGAGTCACTCTCTATCTGCAAGAGAAGGGACACAGCCCTTGTGCCTGGGAGGTTGTCAGAGCAGAAGTCATGAGAGCCTTCTCTTCCTCGACAAACTTGCAGGAGAGATTCCGGAGGAAGGACTGA
- the LOC122452989 gene encoding interferon tau, translating into MAFVLSLLMALVLVSYSPGGSLGCDLSQNHVLLGRQNLKLLGQMTRLSPRFCLQDRKDFGLPQEMVEGGQLQKDQAISVLHEMLQQCFNLFHTERSSAAWDTTLLEQLRTGLHQQLDDLDACLGQVMGKEDSDLRRMGPTLTVKKYFQGIHVYLQEKEYSDCAWEIVQVEMMRALSSISRLQKRLRKMGGNLNSP; encoded by the coding sequence ATGGCCTTCGTGCTCTCTCTACTGATGGCCCTGGTGCTGGTCAGCTACAGCCCGGGAGGGTCCCTGGGCTGTGACCTGTCTCAGAACCATGtgctgcttggcaggcagaaCCTCAAGCTCCTGGGCCAAATGACGAGACTCTCCCCTCGCTTCTGTCTGCAGGACAGAAAAGACTTCGGTCttccccaggagatggtggagggcgGCCAGCTTCAGAAGGACCAGGCCATCTCTGTGCTCCACGAGATGCTCCAGCAATGCTTCAACCTCTTCCACACAGAGCGCTCCTCTGCTGCCTGGGACACCACCCTCCTGGAGCAGCTCCGCACTGGACTCCATCAGCAGCTGGACGACCTGGATGCCTGCCTGGGGCAGGTGATGGGAAAGGAAGACTCTGACCTGAGAAGGATGGGCCCCACTCTGACCGTGAAGAAGTACTTCCAGGGAATCCACGTCTACCTGCAAGAGAAGGAATATAGCGACTGCGCCTGGGAAATCGTCCAAGTGGAGATGATGAGAGCTCTCTCTTCAATATCCAGGTTGCAAAAAAGGTTAAGAAAGATGGGTGGAAATCTGAACTCACCTTGA